ACCCATACCAGattttattgattttgatttatttgtCATAAAGCTTGGATCTATGGTGCTCTTGATGATGAAAGATTGGCACTTGTGGAATCAATACTGAGTACTAGACAGGGATGTCCCACCTAGATAGATAGaaagaattgaaaaagaaatttaaaaaaaaaaaaaatttaatcggTAGAATGCCCTTGTCGTGttcaaagaaaatgatgaaacaaaaagaaatcgaGTACCTTATCAACAACACTATTATATGATTAAAGAGTACAATTTTACCAAAAAGAGACTAAAGAgtacaagaagaaaagagaaggaccACCCCTTCTTGCGAAGCCTTGGCTGCCATTAACAGGACAGCCAAGGCCCACGTCCCCAAGGAACCTCAGCAACTTAAGCCACATGAAGTGCACTGTGCACACCTCCTTCCACTCGATCATGTGATTATCCAGGAGCGTTGGAAACTTGGACGGTGTGGTGGCCATGATTTGAGGTATCATTGGAATTGGTGATGACTCCATTATCCTTAGGATTATCTGTGGAATCCTCACGTGCAACTCGTGGCACGAAGCATAAGTGTACATACGGAATGTGTTGGAGAAATTAATCTAATGGTATTATATGGTAACAAAGTACTAATAGAGGATCAACCCAAGGGGTGTTGACCCAGTGGTGAGCTGGGCGGACATCCCTAAGTTTGAGTCCcattgccttttctttttttcttgggttagCTATCACTCAGtctcaaatcaaatcaattgaTCGTTGGCCGTCTTGTTATCGAGAGATTAATTGAACCAATATATGCAAATACCCttcataataaaaaatagaatatcGATAACTTTATTTAATGGCAGTGGCAGACTGAGAGGGAGAGCTCTacagtattttattttttttttgtattttagtaAGAAAAAGTTTATATAGTAACACGTGACTAACGCAAAACCTTATTCACAATATTCTATACTTAAACATCTAATTTTTCTATTCCCGATTATGTTTAGTTAATgtaaacataattttttccTTAAACAAAAGTGATAAACCCAAAACGAAACCACGTGCGTTAGGTAGAGTGTGTCACTCGAGAAACCAGCACATGTTCATTGATGAGTTGATTAATGAGTCCAGATATTGTAATTTCCGATGATCAAGGCCGATCCAAAGATTCGACTGATCCATCCAGTTTTTACTGGATCGTTCTCTAAATTAGACAGCTCGGTTGGATTGGTCGATTCGATCcgttatttatattttttaagttttttattgGTATTTTGGGagttttgaccttttttttaaatttttaatcgTGTATTgagttttaatattttattaatattttttatcgATCCATCCGCAATCCTATAAAACCTGGATTTGAGTAATTATCGGATTGGTATCAATCGTGATCGATCCCGAGTCCGATACCTAGATTTTAAACTTTGCTCCCTTGTGAACAATTCTTTTCCTCCAGTTGCAACAAGTGTTAAAGATTCTAAGGGTTCGGTTCCTCTCCTGCGAGCCTAACGCCCAGGGATTGCCCGGTGAGGCATCCAACAGTCGGgctgtttgggggggggggggggggcttgttggagaggagcccgatccGATAGAATTAGGTCATGATATTTATATCGATCACCTCCAAATGAATTAGGGAGAAGGTTTGCTACATGGATAATGTGCAGTTtcatgccttggaggaggaggggTACTatgtaaattttttaaaaagtaaggTACATAAGACATTTTTACAGGGGTAGCGTTACACTAATATGAGTCTTATGAGGAGTGCCTCcatgcaattttgaaattaaactgACATTGTACAAATCTTTTACCCatttaattatataaaaaaacacCATCATAATAACACTAACTACACAAGTAATTTTGTAAATAGGTTTATGCTGATGAGAAATTGAGTGAGTTTGCTGGGAGAATATTAAGAGATGGGAAAAGTCTCTCTTTGCGCAAGCGGCGTATTCTActctattcatttttttttcattttttttaggagagaaaaaataattagaaatttttttatgaGGGAACATAGGTTACCCTGCTTGCTCGGAGAACCTTTCTCCCTTATTAAAAGACCGTGAGACTTGAGAggaaacaatttaaaaaaaccacatatcaaatttcagtctaattcaatcaaatacctatagtgtattggcatgcatgttTCAGAGCTCCATTTTCTCACTTGATAAATTTCATTGAAAAGGCAGAAATTTGATTATGTGAGTAAGGGACCTTGTGACCGATCCTATCTTTTCACAGAATTTGGACCCTATTGAGCTGCTTTTGTAATAGGTATTGGGCTACCCAAGAAGGCGTTCTTTGTGGGGCCACTGGCccatggggaaaaaaaagagggattaAAATAGCAATAAGCTGCATCAAGAAGAAAATGTGCAAGTTCCAAATCTTGCCTTAAGGGACTTAATATTGATCTCTCTATTTTTTCTGTACTACTTATTATGTGATTTCCTTTCTGTACTACAATTCCAAATCTTGTTTAAAAAAGAACTATCATTTCCCATGAATGATTTTTTAGAGCTTAGCTTTGCTTTCTTTCCTAGTAATCTGTTTGAGCTGAACACTTCCAATATTGGTATGGCTTGCACTGCAGCAAACAACAGATTTGACTGTCAGGTATGACCTAAAGGGTACAGATGATAATTGAGACAAAAACCGAAAAATCTGAAGAGTGAAGGATTTGGATGGAGATGATAACCAGTAAGGTCTCAGAAGGAACAAACCAGAAAGTAAAGGGAGTGAAGACATTTGGATGGAGATAATAAAGTCTCAGGAAACAACTAGAAAATAGAGGGAGCAGAATGAGAGATGCTCTGCATCAATTTTCTGCTTCAGAGCTTTAAACATCAAAATTAAAACCCTTAAAACTAGATAGTGAATGTGTTTTAAAATGTAAATGCAATGACTTCAGATTCTGCAATGTGATTGCAATCTTCCTATTCAGGCTCTGTTTGAAACTTTGGATGCAAAGGCTTAAAAAGGTGCTCTCACACCAATAGATGTAAACAAATAGAATTTGGAGTGGATACCCTGTATTTGAATTTGTATCCAAATTTCAGCCAAGTATTCAAATTTGAATCTGTCAATTCAGATATCCAAGTTCGAATCCAATGATATTAGAATATTGcttataatatataaatattaatCTAAAAGGTAAACCATTCCTTTCTAACTTTTACAAATAAAACAAGATGGATAATGCATATTGACAATAAATTTCAATAGTCAAAGTGAATTCACAGTGCACATAGATATCTGAACTTTTATTTGGTAACCATCTGTGGCCCTGGGCACCAAAAGAAATCTGAATTCATATCAGAACCTTTTATGTCTCACTACAATAGCATGGATAAGTGAATTCTTGTTACACTGAAAGGATGTATGTGCTTATCAAATGCACAAACCCAACTTTATACATCCACAAAGCTCTTacagtaaatgaaataaaaaggaTTAGACCAAAACAATGGGAAAAAAATAGTTTTCCTCAGCTACATTATTTTGAAAGCATTCAGTGAACTGGTTTAAATGGCATGACAAAGACTCTCGAGTAGAAGGCAATCCACATATTTGACGAAGAGCAGAATCAGAGATACTGGCTGGCAATTTTACCCTCCTTGACAATATAATTTTGTGCAGGGAAGTCTTCGCCTTTGAAGTACCTATCCAGCATGTCCTTAGTTCCAGCAGCATACCGCAACTGCACAATTTCCCCATTTTCTTTCACAAATAAGCATTTAATGAAAcggagagaagaaataaaagaacagGAGATGGACTGATATGGAGAAGCATTCAAGAGTTTAAATACCTGAGCATCGATTGTGGTGCCAGAAATATGAGGTGTCATTGCCTGGTTTGGCATGTATCGCCATGGATGATCCTTGGGAGCTGGTTGTGGATACCACACATCACCACTATAACCTGAAattatgaagaagaaaaatcattAAATGAGGGAATGAGAAGGATAAGATAATCCTTTAGTaattaaccccccccccacctctcaATTGTACAGCAGCTGCCTGACGACTCAAATAATGATTTtcatggaaaacaacaaaaTCAGATAAACTTGAACTACTTATCCGCCGCAGATAAACTTGACCAATTGGAACAAACAAAAAGCAATCCAGGAGTTAAAAAATAGAGGACATAGTGTTTCAGATAGATTTCCCTTTAATTGTTCAAAGGCAATCACCAAATTAGCAAATCTGCCATTGAGTCAGTGCACTATCTGTAGCTGGTCATCGAATCCATCCACATATTATGTTCACAATATGAAAATGCAAATATTCAAATTACCTCCAATTTGTCCACTGGAGCATGCTTCAGCAACTGCTTGAGTATCCATAATTGCCCCACGAGCATTATTCACAATGAGAACTCCCTTCTTCAACTTTGCAATCTTTTCTTTGTCAAACATCCCTCTGAGACATTAGAACAACAATCTGAGAAAGTTACAAAAGTAACAAGAAATACAAATCTGTGACAACGAAAAGtggaaaataaataatttttctttGCAATGTGAGATTATATAGGGATATGATACATAACAAAATATTATACAGCATAGTTCTGAGGCTCCAAAACTGTCTATTCTCGGCCTGCAGTTTTTCAACTGTCATCACATAATGAATACACGTATAGTAAAGGAAGGAGGAATATGTAGACTTTGTTCCCATTTGCTTCCTTTTTCAGGGCGCAAAGAGAGTAGTTGTTACACTAGGACATTAGTCCACATATTACCCCTAGGGCAAAATGGTTCAGCATCTGTCCACCTCCTACTCATGTGGGTCTTAATTGAAGCAGTTCAAGGGCATCATTTTTCTCTCCTTCAGGGGAACTGGGAGGAATTTGATCCTCACTGATGCAACATTTTACATTATCTTAAAGGACTGATCATCCCCTCTTTGATGGTCTTGCCTCACCATTATTCAATAAATTTCAACTTAAGTACTAAAATATATGGATTTTTCGCATGTTTTTATGTTTCCATAAAATATGTCAAATGAGGAACACAAAGTGGAAATCAAAAAACTATGCAAGCAATGTTAAAAGAAGGATCAATATACTAACCTATAAAGACCAACAATGATGAATTACCTTCAGGATGAGTTAATGCCTAGAGAATATGAACATCGGTGATGCTAAATTGCTTAAAATATCAATCCAATTGTTTTAATTCGATGATCCATAGAACTATATTGAACTAGTTGTATGCACAATACACaatcaaacaaataaatcatagtaataaaatattagggAAAACGAGGGGGATGTGGAAAAGAAGAGTCTATTTTGATTCTTGACCTTGTTTCTCTTGTAAATTATTAGTTCAAAACACAGCCAACAAAATATATGTTGAATAAAGGAAGAAGCTTGGGTATAAGATGAAGAGCATACTTTGTTTTCTCCGTTAAAGGCGTGTTGATAACAACTACATCACACTTTGGAAGCATCGCATCAAGATCCTCCTCAAATTTTGCCCCTGTCTCAGCCTCCATTTCTGGGTCCATCTTGAGCCGATCATGATAGAGGAGATTACAGTTGAAAGGCTTCAACCGCTGGAGCAAAAGCTTACCAATACGTCCGGCACCAACTGTTCCTACTGTCTTCCCTTCAAGATCATATGATCTATAAGAAATACCAGCAACATTCCAATCCCCGTTAACCACCTGATTGTGACCAGCTACGAAATTACGTACGAGGATGAGGATTCTCATAAGCTCATCTTCTGCAACCGAAACAACATTACTTCCAGTGACTTCAGCAACAGTTAGACCAGCAGCAGCTGCGGCTTGCAGGTCAATATGATCAGAGCCAATTCCAGCAGTTAAAAGAAGTTGtaaatttttggctttcttaATCCTCTCAGCCGTAACATATGCCGGGTGGAAAGGAGTTGATATTAGAACATGGAGATCAGGAATATGTTTTTCAAGCTCTGCATCAGCAAATAATCATTCAGGAAAAAAGCATTAGTTAACaaactaaagaaaaataataatccaTTAGGAAAGAATGAAGGAATTCCATAAATAGACAAAATGTTCTACGGAATTGTCTCTTAAAATTATGGACTACTTAGACAAGTATAAAATTTCATGCCCCAACTGTGATACTCACATGGTATATATGCGGATCATTCAGAATCATTATTAATGGGTTCCCCTCAGGGCATCAAAAAAGATTCACCAGCCACAAATTAATCCTTAAGAAAACCATTACCCAATGACTAGCCACTTTTGTATAACCTGAGACAATTTTAACATGCTAAATGACTTCAAAAACACTAGAGAAACAATGATTCTCAAATCAGGATCCAATTGACTAATTTCTGAGGAAACCAGCTCATCATTCAGAAGAATCCATGCTGTCCTGAATCAGTTGTGATGAACAAGTGCTTTTGTACCCTAATGATGTAATTTCACATTTTCTGGAATTGGTCAAATATTGTCTGATGCATTCCAAGGTTGACTTGACATAAACGAACACTATGTTAACGCAGGGACTATTTCATTATAGGAATTTTCATTCCAGATTAGCTCAGGCAATAaaacaagcaaaagataaaATACAGGCAGAAAATATATTGTATGCTTACCACAATCGGGCCCTTCTTTGTCATCAGTGACAATGTACTCATGGCCTTGTGATTCCAGCCACTCTCTTATGCCCAAAGCTCTCTCCACAGAGCCCACAAAGTTGGGATTCATCTTGACATATTCGTTAGCCTTGTAGAAAACACCAACTATTTTCTTGCTTCCAGGAGATGCCTGTATGCGACAAGAAAGGAATCAGAATCAATAAATCATACATAATGAAATGCATAGCTCCAGTAGAATTGATGCAACAAACTCTTGAACCATCCCTAGGAGGAGACAACTGTAGCTGTAAGTTCTGTTAAGCATAAAGCCATATAAATTTTGTTATCCATTACTCATTAACCCAAATAATAAATTTGAATTGGAGAAGGGAGGAGCTAAAGTTGATTCAATATCATGCACATGTAATTTAACCCATTAAATTTACAAGGTAAAAAATATATGATCTTTATGGGATTAGATATTAAGTTCATGATAGAGtatttattgttaaaaaaaattatcaatggCAGTAAATATAAAAGCAATTTTCATGAAAGCCATGTCTATAACAGATATCTAATTGCTTGATATAGAGCTTGCAAGGAATCTGCAGAGACTGCTGTATGAACACCTCAAATGTGGGCTTGTTAAAGCACTTCAATGCATAAAACAAACAGATTATGGCACCCATCGAGATATTTGTATGAGCACTCAAATACGATGATAATGGCAAGGTTTTTCATCCGAAAGATACGAAACTCATTGCCAATTGAAATCAAGACATTGGGATTGGACTTGTCCTAGGAAACGAGGCTCATAGATAAAGATCAAGATTTTAGTATTAGA
The nucleotide sequence above comes from Telopea speciosissima isolate NSW1024214 ecotype Mountain lineage chromosome 3, Tspe_v1, whole genome shotgun sequence. Encoded proteins:
- the LOC122657066 gene encoding formate dehydrogenase, mitochondrial-like translates to MAMNAAASIIKTVAATSVIKTVAASSPISRALHASPGSKKIVGVFYKANEYVKMNPNFVGSVERALGIREWLESQGHEYIVTDDKEGPDCELEKHIPDLHVLISTPFHPAYVTAERIKKAKNLQLLLTAGIGSDHIDLQAAAAAGLTVAEVTGSNVVSVAEDELMRILILVRNFVAGHNQVVNGDWNVAGISYRSYDLEGKTVGTVGAGRIGKLLLQRLKPFNCNLLYHDRLKMDPEMEAETGAKFEEDLDAMLPKCDVVVINTPLTEKTKGMFDKEKIAKLKKGVLIVNNARGAIMDTQAVAEACSSGQIGGYSGDVWYPQPAPKDHPWRYMPNQAMTPHISGTTIDAQLRYAAGTKDMLDRYFKGEDFPAQNYIVKEGKIASQYL